The Clostridia bacterium region TCCGCGAGGCGGGCATCAACCCCTACTACTTCGAGATGGCGAACATCCGGGAGCACTGCTCCTGGGTTCACTCCCGGGAAAAGGAAGAGGCTACGCGCAAGGCTAAGGACGCGGTCCGGGTCGCGGTGGCCAAGGCGCTGCGCCTGCAGCCGTTGCAGGAGTTCAACCTCCCCGTCAACAAGAACGCCCTGGTGGTGGGCGGCGGCGTGGCCGGCATGAACTGCGCCCTCAGTATCGCCAGCCAGGGACACGACGTTTACCTGATAGAGAAGGAAAAAGAACTCGGCGGTACGGCCAGGCGGATCTTCTACACCCTTGAGGGTCAGGACGTTCAGGCCTATCTCCGGGAACTCATCCAGAGGGTGTACCAGCATCCCCGGATCCACGTCTACACCAATGCTTACCTGCTCGACAGCACCGGGTACGTAGGAAGCTTCGTGACCAGGGTGGCCTCGGGAGAGAAGGTTATCGAAATAAGGCACGGAGCGACGGTAGTGGCAACCGGAGCGGAGGAGTACCGGCCCACGGAATACCTGTACGGCCAGGACGAGCGGGTACTCACCCAGCTGGATCTGGAGGAAAAGATCGTGCGTGCCCCGGAAAGCCTGGCCGGGTGCGAAACCGTGGTCATGATCCAGTGCGTGGGAAGCCGGCAGGAAGACCGCAACTACTGCTCCCGCGTATGCTGCAGCCAGGCGGTCAAGAACGCCCTGAAGCTGAAAGAGATCAATCCTAACCTGGACGTGTACGTCCTCTTCCGGGACATGAGAACCTACGGCCTGAAAGAGGATTACTACCGCGAGGCGGCGGATAAGGGCGTGCGGTTCCTCCGTTACGAAGAGACCGACAAGCCGCAGGTGGAGCCGGCGGTGGAAGAGGGCCGGGAGGTACTCAGGGTGACGGTAACCGACCAGGTTCTGGGCAAGAGGATCGCCATCGACGCGGACCTCCTGATCCTGTCCGCAGCCGTGGTTCCCTCCCCGCAAACCAAGGAACTATCGCAGCTCTTCAAGGTGCCGGTAAACCCGGACGGCTTTTTCCAGGAGGCGCACGTGAAGTTGCGGCCCGTGGACTTCGGGGCCGAAGGCGTATACCTCTGCGGCACGGCCCACTATCCCAAGCACCTTCAGGAAGCGGTGGGGCAGGCTTACGGAGCGGCCGGCCGGGTCCTCACCCTGCTGTCGCACGACACGGTGGTGGCCTCGGGTTCGGTGTGCGAGGTAGATGAGGACAGGTGCGTGGCCTGCGGAGCGTGCATCTCGGTCTGCGCTTACGGGGCCATCGAGTTCCGGCAAACGCCGCAAGGGAAGAAGGCCACGGTTAATCCGGTGCTGTGCAAGGGCGACGGTCTCTGCAACACCAAGTGCCCGACCGGGGCCATCTCGCTAAAGCACTTCACCAACGAGCAAATCCTGAGCCAGATCGACGCGGCGGCTGGATCGGAAGCGTGGATGCTTACCGAGCAAGGAGGCGTGGGCGACTATGGAAAGAGGGTCGCAGTTTAGACCGAAGATATTGGGTTTCCTCTGCAACTGGTGTGCTTACGGCGGCGCCGACCTCTGCGGAGTCTCGCGCTACCAGTACCCTCCCTACCTGAGAGTGGTTCGGGTAATGTGTTCCGGACGGGTCGACATGGGGTTCGTCCTGCGGGCTTTCCAGAACGGCATGGACGGAGTATTCGTGGGCGGGTGCTGGCCCGGTGAGTGTCACTACATTACCGAGGGTAACTACGATGCTCTGGCCATGATGCACCTGACCAAGAAACTGCTGCGCGAGATCGGCATCAATCCCGAGAGAATGAGGCTGGCCTGGGTGTCGGCCTCGGAGGGCGTGCGCTTTGCCGAGATCATGAACGAGTTCAGCGCCAAGGTGAGGGAACTGGGCCCGCTCGGCAAAGGCGAAGGTCTGGACCCGCAGACCCTGGCGGTCAGGCTGGAAGCCGCAGCCAAGCTCGTTCCCTATATAAGGCTGGTGGAAAGAGAAAGACTGAGACCCCCCGTGCGCACCGAAGAAGCTTACAACGAGTTCTTCACCGGCGAAGAGGCAGATCGGATCTTTAAGGAGTTGGTCGTCAGCAGGCTGGTGGAAAACGAGGTAATGCTGCTCCTGCGCAAGGGTCCGCGGTCGGCGGGAGACATCTGCGGCGCCCTGGGTCTAACCATATCGGAAGCCCTGGGTTACGTGAACCCGTTGGTGAGAGACGGGCTGGTCAGGTACGACGTGGAGCACAACCGATTCGCGCTTGCCTAGGTACGGGCCGGGAGGCAGACTGCGGAGCCGTGCCGGCAGGCGCAAGATAGTGGTCGGGCCCACGAAACGAGAAAGGGAGAGGCGGCAGATGGGTATGAACAAGGATAAGGTAAACGAAGTCGTCGATAGGGTAGTCGAGAAGCACCGGGGCGAGCCCAGCGCGCTGATCCAGGTTCTGCTGGACATACAGAGCGAGATCGAGTGGCTGCCGCAGGAGGTACTGGAAAGGGTTAGTGAGAAGCTCGGGGTACCCCTCGGTCGGGTAAGGAACGTGGTAACTTTTTACAAGGCCTTTCAAACCGCCCCGAAGGGACGCCACGAGGTTCGGGTCTGTACCGGTACGGCCTGCCACGCGCTTGGAGCCTCTCGCATCCTGGAAACGGTAGAGGCTGTGACCGGCGTGAAGCCCGGAGAAACCGACGTCGACTCCAGGTTCACCGTGAGGGCCGTGAACTGCCCCGGGTGTTGCGCCTCGGGTCCCGTGGTGGAAATCGACGGGAAGACCTTCGGTAAGATAAGCGCATCGGAGTTGGTAGAGCTCCTGAGGAAGTACGAGCGGGAGTAGGAGGAGGAAATGGGTCATGCCCCGAGTTAGTTCTCCGGCGGAGTTAGAGAAACTGCGGAATGATATCCTGGCGAGGCGGGGCGCGGACCGGCGCTACGTTTGCGTTCCCTTTGGATCGGACTGTCGCGCGGCGGGCAGCGGGGAGGTAGCGGCAAGGCTGGAGGAAGAACTGCGCAAGCAGGGACTGGACCGGGAAATCGCGGTCAAGCGGACCGGCTGCCTCGGGCTTTGCGAGCGGGAGCCCATGCTGGTCATCTACCCGGAGGGGATCTGCTACCTCGACGTACGACCTGAAGACGTACCCGAGATCGTGGGCCAAACCATAAAGGGAGGGAAGCTCGTTGAGCGCCTGCTCTACGTGGACCCGGCAAGCAACGAGAGGATAGCCTGCATCAACGACATTCCCTTCTATAAACACCAGGTACGGCTCCTACTCGGGGTTACACCTGAGGTAGATCCCGCCAGCATCGAGGACTATCTGGCGGTAGGCGGCTATTCGGCCCTGGCCAAGGCGCTCTTTGAGATGACCCCGGAGCAGGTGATTACGGAGGTCAAGAAATCGGGGCTGAGGGGTCGGGGGGGTGCGGGCTTTCCCACCGGCCGCAAGTGGGAGGAGGCCAGGCACGCACCCGGCGACCTCAAGTACGTGATCGTGAACGCCGACGAGGGAGACCCCGGGGCCTTCATGGACCGCAGCGTGCTGGAGGGGAACCCGCATTCGGTGCTGGAGGGGCTGATTATCGGCGGATATGCCGTGGGCGCCCGGGAAGGGTTCTTCTACGTTCGCGAAGAGTACCCCCTCGCCCTGGAACACGTGAGACTGGCCATTAAGCAGGCCGAAGAATACGGCTTCCTGGGAAAGAACATCCTGGGATCGGGCTTTGACTTCACCGTCACGGTGCACCAGGGAGCGGGCGCCTACGTGGTGGGCGAGTCCAGTGCCCTGATGACGGCCATAGAAGGGCGGGTAGGCGAACCCCGGCCGAAATACATTCACACCGTCGTCAAAGGGGTCTGGGGTCGGCCGAGCGTGCTGAACAACGTGGAGACCTGGGCGAACGTACCGCAGATAGTCAACAAAGGCGGGGACTGGCTTGCCGGGTACGGCACGGAGAGAAGCAAGGGCACCAAAGTGTTCTCTCTGGTAGGGAAGGTCAACAACCCCGGCCTGGTTGAGGTTCCCATGGGAATGACCCTGAGGGACATAATCTACAAGATCGGCGGGGGGATGCGCGGCGGCGGCCGGTGCAAGGCCGTTCAGACCGGCGGGCCCTCCGGCGGGTGCATTCCTGAGGATCTCCTGGACCTCCGGGTGGACTTCGACGAATTGACCAAGGCCGGTTCCATCATGGGCTCCGGCGGAATGATTGTGATGGACGATGAGACCTGCATGGTGGATCTGGCCAGGTATTTCATCGAGTTCCTCAGCGACGAGTCCTGCGGAAAGTGCGTGCCCTGCCGCGAGGGACTGCGGCAGATGCTGGGAATACTGACGGACATCACCAAGGGTCGGGGGAAAGAGGGCGACATCGAGACCCTGGAGGAATTATCGGAGGTTATGATGGATGCCGCGCTCTGCGCCCTCGGGCGGGCGGCGCCTACCTCGCTGCTCTCCACTTTGCGCTACTTCCGAGACGAGTACGTGGCGCACATAAGAGACAAGAGGTGCCCGGCACTTTTCTGCAAGGATCTGGTGGCCTACTGCATCGACCCGCAGAAATGTTCGGGTTGCGGCAAGTGCCTTGCGGTCTGCCCCACGGGCGCCATCGTGGGTAGTGAGAAGCAGCCGCATGCGGTAGACCAGGCGAAGTGCAGGAAGTGCGGGGCTTGCCTGGAAGTATGTCCGCCCGAGTACGGAGCGGTTAGCAAACTCTCGGGTGAGCCCGTACCCTCCGCGGAAGCGGCCGCAACTCTAGCCAGAGCGTAAGGAGTGAACGTGATGAGTGAAGTCACTCTGCAGATTGACGGAATCCAGGTCAGGGCCACCGAGGATATGACCGTCCTGGAGGCAGCCAAGAACGCGGGAATATCGATTCCCACCCTTTGCTACCACGAGAAATTGGAGCCCTACGGCGCCTGCCGGCTCTGCATGGTGGAAGTAGAATCGGGCGGCAGGACCAGACTGGTGGTGTCCTGTGTCTACCCCGTAGAGGACGGCCTCATTGTAAGGACCAAGTCGGAGAGGCTGAGCAAGATTCGTAAGACGATCATAGAGCTGCTGATGGCCCACGCACCGGATTCGCCGGTATTGCAGGAGTTGGCCGCCGAATACGGTGCGGAACGGGACCGCTTTGCGAAACAATCCTCCTTCTGCCTGCTCTGCGGCCTGTGCGTGAGGTACTGCGCCGAGGTCAAGAAGAAGTACGCCATCGGCTTCGTGGATAGGGGCATAAGGCGAGAAATCAGCTTTGTCCCCGAGGTCGCCGCCAGGGAGTGCTGGAACTGCAAGGAGTGCTTCTCCCTCTGCCCGACCTCCTACCTCCAGGCGGTGTACGTTCTGACCGAGGCTCTGGCGGGTGCGGGCAGATAGGGGGCCTGTAGGCCTGCTGCCGGCTCGGCAGTCGCACTCTGCTCTGCGCAGGTTAGGTTCCGGGCCAGGGCGAACCGCTGTTAACGTCGTCCGTGTCGAGCAGCACCAGATCTCGGGGGCTGCGCGGCTCGGTTAGCTCCGCCCTGGCGTAGGCGGAGCTTGGCGTTAACAGCCGGTATTTGGGACCCAGATGAGGGTAGGCGATGACGATTCCGCGTCCTAACCGGCGACGAAGCACGCTCCTTCCCTCCTCGGTAACGGCTAACAGATCCCTCGGCCGCCGTCAGGCGGCCGATTGCCTTTCGCCGATTGTCTTTCTCAGATGACCCGCGTCCAGCGTTGCCCGGTCATGCTCACATGCAGGCGGGGACTGCCTTCGGGGGTGGTACCCAGGCGGGTAACGGTGCCCTGAAAAACGAAGGCGTCCAGGCAGGCTAGGCTCTCTACCAGCCCCCCCACGGCCTCGAAGCTTACCGGTCCCCGCTCCTGGTCGGTCAGCAGATCCGCCGGGTTAAACGGTTCGTTGAGCCGAAGGTCGGTCTCGTAGCACTCGTAAAGCTCCCACATCAGGCTGTCTAACTCCGGGTCGGCATATACCACCGGCAGCCCTATTTCCTCGCGGGCCTCGCGGCGCGAGATCATGTGATTGTGGGAATAGAGCCGCGCGGTTAGATTGGCCACTATGCTCTCTATACGCGGCTCCTCCTCCGAGCCCAGGTGCAGGCGCAAGAGTTTCTTGGCCAGGGAGCGGATCAGGGCGTAGTTCCGGTGCACGTTACCCAGGGCCAGCGGGTGCACCTTCTCCGAGAGGAAGCGGAATACCAGGCCCAATTGTTCCTCGCTTCGCAAACCGGCCATCTCCTGAGCCAGGGAAATGTAGGAGGAAACGTCTTCTACGCTCACCGGGATGCGGGCTGCGGGATTGGCCGGGTCCTGAGGGTTGAAGGCGTTGGCCACGCTGGGATCGATGGGGCCCAGCTCCCCCATCCTGCCCATTACTACTTCGTCTGCCCCCAGGCAGAGTAGGGTCCCGGCACTGTAGGCGCGGAATGGCACCAGTACGGCCAGCCGGTTGGCGTATTCGCGAAGCAGGTTGACGAGCCGCCAGGGCGTTAGGACGTCGCCGCCGCGGGTATAAAGGAAGAGGTCCAGCCGGGAGGTTGGACCTATGGCCTCCAGGTGGCGGTAGAACACGCGGAGAACGTCCGGCGCCACCCGGGTGCTGACGTTTTCCCGGTCGCCGGTAAAGTAGGCGATGAGCCTGGATTCCCGTCTCTTCTCGATGCGGCTGATGATTTCCGCCCGTTTCTCCCGCAAGCTCGTATTCACCCTTCTTAGCATTCCCCGGCGCCGGGTTCCTAACTCCGGAGAAAGCTGCGGCCCCGCCGAGGAAGCGGGGCCGAATTCAAACCAGGTGCCTCCCCAAAGGGAAGGGGCCCTGGGGACGACTATTCGTCGCCCAGCAGGAGCAGGATTAGAATTAGGAACACAATGAACGCTTTACGGTCGCGCAGGTAGCCGGTCATTCTGGTTCCTCCTTCTTACCAGATTGACTTTTTCTGGAGCTAGTTTATGTGGGGCAGGAGCAAAGGGTTCCGCGTCTGGGCAGGTTGCCTCCCGGGTCGTCGGAAGAGAATGCGCCGGAAGCCTGGGACTGGATGCGCGGTATCGACTAACGGCAAATGGCAGGGTATAGTGATAGTAAGGCATTCTGCTTCGAGGGGGGGTATTCATGTGACCGCCGCACGCGAGGTTTACCGGTGCCTGGTCTGCGGCAACGTGGTGGAGGTGGTGCATTCGGGAAAGGGAGCCTTGGTCTGTTGCGAAAACCCGATGGAGCTGCTGGCGGAGAATTCGGTGGACGCCAGCAGGAGAAGCACGTGCCGGTTGTTGAGGAAGAGCGCGGCCGAACCAGGGTAACCGTTGGTAGTGCACCCCATCCTATGGAACAGGCGCACTACATAGAGTGGATTGA contains the following coding sequences:
- a CDS encoding hydrogenase iron-sulfur subunit, producing the protein MERGSQFRPKILGFLCNWCAYGGADLCGVSRYQYPPYLRVVRVMCSGRVDMGFVLRAFQNGMDGVFVGGCWPGECHYITEGNYDALAMMHLTKKLLREIGINPERMRLAWVSASEGVRFAEIMNEFSAKVRELGPLGKGEGLDPQTLAVRLEAAAKLVPYIRLVERERLRPPVRTEEAYNEFFTGEEADRIFKELVVSRLVENEVMLLLRKGPRSAGDICGALGLTISEALGYVNPLVRDGLVRYDVEHNRFALA
- a CDS encoding NAD(P)H-dependent oxidoreductase subunit E; the protein is MNKDKVNEVVDRVVEKHRGEPSALIQVLLDIQSEIEWLPQEVLERVSEKLGVPLGRVRNVVTFYKAFQTAPKGRHEVRVCTGTACHALGASRILETVEAVTGVKPGETDVDSRFTVRAVNCPGCCASGPVVEIDGKTFGKISASELVELLRKYERE
- a CDS encoding NADH-quinone oxidoreductase subunit NuoF, whose translation is MPRVSSPAELEKLRNDILARRGADRRYVCVPFGSDCRAAGSGEVAARLEEELRKQGLDREIAVKRTGCLGLCEREPMLVIYPEGICYLDVRPEDVPEIVGQTIKGGKLVERLLYVDPASNERIACINDIPFYKHQVRLLLGVTPEVDPASIEDYLAVGGYSALAKALFEMTPEQVITEVKKSGLRGRGGAGFPTGRKWEEARHAPGDLKYVIVNADEGDPGAFMDRSVLEGNPHSVLEGLIIGGYAVGAREGFFYVREEYPLALEHVRLAIKQAEEYGFLGKNILGSGFDFTVTVHQGAGAYVVGESSALMTAIEGRVGEPRPKYIHTVVKGVWGRPSVLNNVETWANVPQIVNKGGDWLAGYGTERSKGTKVFSLVGKVNNPGLVEVPMGMTLRDIIYKIGGGMRGGGRCKAVQTGGPSGGCIPEDLLDLRVDFDELTKAGSIMGSGGMIVMDDETCMVDLARYFIEFLSDESCGKCVPCREGLRQMLGILTDITKGRGKEGDIETLEELSEVMMDAALCALGRAAPTSLLSTLRYFRDEYVAHIRDKRCPALFCKDLVAYCIDPQKCSGCGKCLAVCPTGAIVGSEKQPHAVDQAKCRKCGACLEVCPPEYGAVSKLSGEPVPSAEAAATLARA
- a CDS encoding 2Fe-2S iron-sulfur cluster-binding protein, encoding MSEVTLQIDGIQVRATEDMTVLEAAKNAGISIPTLCYHEKLEPYGACRLCMVEVESGGRTRLVVSCVYPVEDGLIVRTKSERLSKIRKTIIELLMAHAPDSPVLQELAAEYGAERDRFAKQSSFCLLCGLCVRYCAEVKKKYAIGFVDRGIRREISFVPEVAARECWNCKECFSLCPTSYLQAVYVLTEALAGAGR